A segment of the Spiroplasma helicoides genome:
AGCTGAAGGTTTGAGTGAAGCAGAAAGAGAATTATAAATATATATATACTAAAAGTGTATAATTTTGCTAAAATATATGAGTATTGTATATATAAATAAAAGGAGATAAATATGAATAACGGTGGAAAAATAAACAGCAACATGCAAGTTGCCTATGTATTTATGATTATTAGTTGTATTATTGGAGCCTTTTTCTTGCTAATACCATTAGCTTGATTAATACCAATGACTTTATCAACAAAAAAATTGATTACAGATTATAGAAAAGCAACAGGTTTAGGGGTTTGTCAATTACTATTTACATCAATTTTTGGAATTGTTGCAGGAATCTTGGTGTTAACAAATAATGAAAAAGATTATCATGCACCAACAAGTCCAAACCAACAAAATAATCAAAATACTCCAAACAACCAAAACAACCCTCAAGGTTTTATTGATTAATAAGAGTTTGAAAATGCTTAAAATTAAGCATTTTTTCTTTATCTTGTAAAAGTGCTTTTCAATCCCTAATAATATGTATAATAAATTATGTGAAACTTGGCTTAATTTTGAAAGGGAAGTATAAACTATGCTTAAAAAAAATATCTTTATAGATAAAAATGAAGCTTTTAGTATAAATAATAAAAATGTAGTATGTATTGGTTTTTTTGATGGGGTTCATAAATTGCACCAAAAAGTTATTGAAAAAACAAAACAAATAGCTGAGCTATCAAAATTAAGTTGATCAATAATAACTTTTTCAGAAAAAATAAATAATTTTTTAGAAAATAAACCTAATAATTTACAAGCAAAAAATTTAAAGTACAAGTTTTTTGAAGATGTTTATAATCCAGACTTTTTATTTGAAATTCAAGTTAACAATGATACCATTCATATTAACAAAAATGAGTTTATAAGTTATTTAAAAACTAATTTAAATGTAGCAAAAGTGGTAGTTGGAAGTGACTTTAATTTTGGTTTCAAAGGTGAAGGTAATGTTCAAGACTTAACAAAAGCATTTGGTCAAGAAAATGTATTTGTTTTTGAAAGAGTTCAAGAATATTCATCAACACAATTAAAAAATTTACTTATGCAAGGTAAAATAAAAGAGTTAAATGAAAAAATGGGTCACAATTATGAGTTACAAGTTGTAAAAATTGATAAAAATGAATATAAAATAATTGATAGTTTTGTAAGTATAATGGATGGTTGATATTTGCTAGAAATTGATAAAAAAAACTATAACG
Coding sequences within it:
- a CDS encoding nucleotidyl transferase family protein, which translates into the protein MLKKNIFIDKNEAFSINNKNVVCIGFFDGVHKLHQKVIEKTKQIAELSKLSWSIITFSEKINNFLENKPNNLQAKNLKYKFFEDVYNPDFLFEIQVNNDTIHINKNEFISYLKTNLNVAKVVVGSDFNFGFKGEGNVQDLTKAFGQENVFVFERVQEYSSTQLKNLLMQGKIKELNEKMGHNYELQVVKIDKNEYKIIDSFVSIMDGWYLLEIDKKNYNAKIQNNTIYIEFDSNINSGYYTFNLLDKVNN